The proteins below are encoded in one region of Apium graveolens cultivar Ventura chromosome 4, ASM990537v1, whole genome shotgun sequence:
- the LOC141721574 gene encoding uncharacterized protein LOC141721574 isoform X1: protein MATSENNITNENYTTNTTCDPNNIDFDGDFTTITLESSHPLYLHPSDHHGQILVSTALNGDNFNELKRSMSLAFSAKNKLGFVTGKFKTPGMNSPYFDSWQRCNDMIITWILNAIVPEIRSSLVYVSLASDMWNYLHVRFTQNNGPKLFELKKELSELAQDTLSVSAYYTKFKKLYDDLLSVSNIPKCTCVCTCKARAEIEQYDEVLKVMQFLMGLNENFTNIRGQLLMMSHMPKLVQVLGLLQQDERQRGYSASSVPESAVLMAKQVFGNGNRFVKNENKKFGTAESKFTRFSGNKGNLECSYCHGTNHTKERCFHLVGFPPRSNKAQSANSGFSKFSGASDNRAVAQIQSGANAPSNGDNSSTEKDENLSNTLTAEQYQQLLTLLNQSQTSFNTIEPPQSGYISFLGNSKYPVVGS from the exons atGGCAACTTCTGAAAACAACATAACGAATGAAAATTACACAACAAATACAACTTGTGATCCTAATAACATTGATTTCGATGGAGATTTCACTACTATTACACTCGAATCATCTCATCCACTCTACCTCCATCCCTCAGATCATCATGGTCAAATCCTGGTATCTACAGCACTAAACGGTGATAATTTCAATGAATTGAAACGTTCAATGTCATTAGCATTCTCTGCAAAGAACAAATTAGGTTTTGTCACCGGTAAATTCAAGACGCCAGGTATGAATTCTCCTTATTTCGATTCCTGGCAGCGATGCAATGATATGATAATTACATGGATTCTAAATGCgattgttcctgaaattcggtCTAGCCTAGTGTATGTTTCTTTAGCATCTGATATGTGGAATTATCTTCATGTGCGTTTTACACAAAATAATGGACCGAAATTGTTCGAGTTGAAAAAGGAATTGTCTGAGTTAGCTCAAGACACTTTATCTGTATCAGCGTATTACACAAAGTTTAAGAAGCTGTATGATGATCTTTTGAGCGTGTCAAATATTCCTAAATGTACTTGTGTGTGCACCTGCAAAGCTAGAGCAGAAATTGAACAATATGATGAAGTTTTGAAGGTCATGCAATTTCTGATGGGATTAAATGAAAACTTCACTAATATCCGGGGACAATTGCTAATGATGAGTCATATGCCTAAACTAGTGCAAGTTTTGGGCCTGTTACAACAAGATGAACGTCAAAGAGGTTATTCTGCTTCGTCTGTTCCTGAATCTGCTGTGCTTATGGCTAAACAAGTTTTTGGTAATGGTAACAGATTTGTTAAAAATGAGAATAAGAAGTTTGGCACTGCTGAGAGTAAATTCACTAGGTTTTCTGGCAATAAGGGAAACTTGGAGTGTAGCTATTGTCATGGCACTAATCACACCAAAGAGAGGTGTTTTCATCTGGTTGGCTTTCCTCCAAGGTCTAACAAAGCACAAAGTGCTAATTCTGGTTTTTCTAAATTTTCTGGTGCTTCAGATAACAGGGCTGTTGCACAGATACAGAGTGGAGCAAATGCACCTTCTAATGGTGATAATTCTTCAACTGAGAAAGATGAAAATCTGTCCAATACTCTGACAGCTGAACAATATCAGCAGCTGTTGACTCTACTAAATCAATCTCAGACTTCTTTCAACACAATTGAACCACCTCAGTCAG GTTACATTTCCTTCCTTGGAAACTCTAAGTATCCAGTGGTTGGATCATAA
- the LOC141721574 gene encoding uncharacterized protein LOC141721574 isoform X2 translates to MATSENNITNENYTTNTTCDPNNIDFDGDFTTITLESSHPLYLHPSDHHGQILVSTALNGDNFNELKRSMSLAFSAKNKLGFVTGKFKTPGMNSPYFDSWQRCNDMIITWILNAIVPEIRSSLVYVSLASDMWNYLHVRFTQNNGPKLFELKKELSELAQDTLSVSAYYTKFKKLYDDLLSVSNIPKCTCVCTCKARAEIEQYDEVLKVMQFLMGLNENFTNIRGQLLMMSHMPKLVQVLGLLQQDERQRGYSASSVPESAVLMAKQVFGNGNRFVKNENKKFGTAESKFTRFSGNKGNLECSYCHGTNHTKERCFHLVGFPPRSNKAQSANSGFSKFSGASDNRAVAQIQSGANAPSNGDNSSTEKDENLSNTLTAEQYQQLLTLLNQSQTSFNTIEPPQSGPYEENSGDW, encoded by the exons atGGCAACTTCTGAAAACAACATAACGAATGAAAATTACACAACAAATACAACTTGTGATCCTAATAACATTGATTTCGATGGAGATTTCACTACTATTACACTCGAATCATCTCATCCACTCTACCTCCATCCCTCAGATCATCATGGTCAAATCCTGGTATCTACAGCACTAAACGGTGATAATTTCAATGAATTGAAACGTTCAATGTCATTAGCATTCTCTGCAAAGAACAAATTAGGTTTTGTCACCGGTAAATTCAAGACGCCAGGTATGAATTCTCCTTATTTCGATTCCTGGCAGCGATGCAATGATATGATAATTACATGGATTCTAAATGCgattgttcctgaaattcggtCTAGCCTAGTGTATGTTTCTTTAGCATCTGATATGTGGAATTATCTTCATGTGCGTTTTACACAAAATAATGGACCGAAATTGTTCGAGTTGAAAAAGGAATTGTCTGAGTTAGCTCAAGACACTTTATCTGTATCAGCGTATTACACAAAGTTTAAGAAGCTGTATGATGATCTTTTGAGCGTGTCAAATATTCCTAAATGTACTTGTGTGTGCACCTGCAAAGCTAGAGCAGAAATTGAACAATATGATGAAGTTTTGAAGGTCATGCAATTTCTGATGGGATTAAATGAAAACTTCACTAATATCCGGGGACAATTGCTAATGATGAGTCATATGCCTAAACTAGTGCAAGTTTTGGGCCTGTTACAACAAGATGAACGTCAAAGAGGTTATTCTGCTTCGTCTGTTCCTGAATCTGCTGTGCTTATGGCTAAACAAGTTTTTGGTAATGGTAACAGATTTGTTAAAAATGAGAATAAGAAGTTTGGCACTGCTGAGAGTAAATTCACTAGGTTTTCTGGCAATAAGGGAAACTTGGAGTGTAGCTATTGTCATGGCACTAATCACACCAAAGAGAGGTGTTTTCATCTGGTTGGCTTTCCTCCAAGGTCTAACAAAGCACAAAGTGCTAATTCTGGTTTTTCTAAATTTTCTGGTGCTTCAGATAACAGGGCTGTTGCACAGATACAGAGTGGAGCAAATGCACCTTCTAATGGTGATAATTCTTCAACTGAGAAAGATGAAAATCTGTCCAATACTCTGACAGCTGAACAATATCAGCAGCTGTTGACTCTACTAAATCAATCTCAGACTTCTTTCAACACAATTGAACCACCTCAGTCAG GCCCCTATGAAGAAAACAGTGGGGATTGGTAG
- the LOC141721578 gene encoding disease resistance protein At4g27190-like: MDRISDATVDVLFRGFRYMFCYKDLANVLDSEIGKLDIEDDRVSRKVVSEKANGKTIEDHVLKWQKEVEEIQESVKDFSKRYKSRSSWRCIQCLPIPKPVTRFKLGREATQKTKRVIELYGSGKDLLDHEIAYLPAFEGLPTTDSAFQNFESRQVAYGMLWEALVVDSSSLIIGIYGMPGVGKTRMVEQIWKEVKEKKIFDKVARADVGNDELDVIKLQNQIAGHLDCHFESQDNVDHRASQLKNCLLNGGKILVILDDVWRDIPLDIIGIPLVDGSSSKGFKILLTSREEHVCLRNNCKHPIKITTLTVNEAWGLFRNTVGASQIDSLQDESLARKVCDKCAGLPLLIRAIGKALQFSSRSSWKDALSQLERGKFENIAGIDPQVYACVKLSIDRLLDDAKSCLFLCSLYPEDAVIYIRMLIKLATGTLVPDGESRVCAMVDVLRSSSLLLDSEKDHEIKLHDLIRDVARSIAARDPKYAFSVARGRTRLPDNVDFHTRKLLHLHMETNDFQFPGELVCPDLHCLWLQCNKHIQQFSSGFFSMFANLRFLLIEGMVCSSELHSLQPLGKLRTLILDHCEMTQVLETNDSFFPVNLETLCFWECNLLQLNLPNQKYLRKLEIESDNCNFVQMVANTISNLSSLEELHLPSGLHIKGDGSETSQEAAPLPILLEISKLTKLKSMNIFLKYLEPFQDGNIFGNLLEFNIYVGKPGWKILYHLHSSVSFKRVIVLHGNQFKVLEGLIETAEVVVLNCTDVNMSTIYNSNREAFADLSVLCIENCNTMGHLARKSQDESHYSLQPRTSFSKLVRLSIRGCSATKYLFNSSAANCLVQLQELNIENCVLMEAIIMHEGTGDGDIISFSNLKSLKLERLPRLKGFYRENKDTCSSSTSIPDKSAFHSVQSQPLFDGMVAFPSLELLDICHLENTSDIWKKYICDDSVSNFCKLRSLKVDSCNKLETLIPHSMLQRLRNLEILETRECNGLRNVFLQSSVARDLIRLKKMKVWNCEMMREIIGTGQQEKMTDGIEFPELTTLELVALPNLASFWGNQCGKADNCKVKFPELVKFLFDGVKINLEPLEWGKDDSTCQLKSLSISCDHERQLPCTWRPQLRNLEKLEVVRCWPHELNSLCFQQLKVLKVYGCSCSTMFSFSAFKSLQQLQELRISDCALLEEIVEYARGDENSGMDKETITHFQLRSVILEHLPSLKSFMRSANHESDMSNICGVSTLFTLSAFRTLQQLQFLEVKNCRLLEGIVEDVRGDETSFKNEEIVTLYELGTLTLRDLPNLKSFSSTSRYAFNMPKLKGFTLLGCPQMEFFTFLKASTGLVTVFTESLHLEEFQDLNDFIRQNRQQGSNINEESRLVKIYQEVETESERVEEEQYSPPGSLKVSD; encoded by the exons ATGGACAGAATATCTGATGCTACAGTTGATGTATTGTTTCGAGGATTCCGTTACATGTTTTGTTACAAGGATCTTGCTAACGTTCTCGATTCTGAAATCGGGAAACTTGACATTGAGGATGACAGGGTTTCCAGAAAAGTGGTTTCAGAAAAAGCTAATGGCAAAACAATCGAGGACCATGTATTGAAGTGGCAGAAGGAGGTGGAAGAAATCCAGGAGAGTGTTAAAGATTTTTCAAAAAGATACAAAAGCAGATCTTCATGGAGGTGCATTCAGTGTTTGCCTATTCCTAAACCTGTCACCCGTTTTAAACTGGGAAGGGAGGCAACACAGAAGACCAAGAGGGTAATCGAGCTTTATGGTTCAGGGAAGGATCTCCTGGATCATGAAATTGCGTATCTCCCTGCATTTGAAGGTTTACCAACAACTGATAGTGCATTTCAGAATTTTGAATCCAGACAGGTTGCTTATGGGATGCTCTGGGAAGCGCTAGTAGTTGACAGTAGTTCTCTGATTATTGGCATCTATGGAATGCCAGGAGTTGGTAAAACTCGGATGGTGGAACAAATATGGAAAGAAGtcaaggagaagaagatcttCGACAAGGTAGCACGAGCGGATGTGGGCAATGATGAGTTAGACGTGATTAAATTACAAAACCAGATTGCAGGCCATCTTGATTGCCATTTTGAATCACAAGATAATGTGGACCATAGAGCTTCTCAGCTGAAAAATTGTTTACTGAATGGGGGTAAGATCCTCGTCATATTGGACGATGTATGGAGGGATATTCCATTAGATATAATTGGAATTCCATTGGTTGATGGTAGTAGTTCTAAGGGTTTTAAGATCCTCTTAACATCTCGAGAGGAACATGTATGCTTGCGTAACAATTGCAAGCATCCTATCAAGATTACAACCCTCACAGTGAATGAAGCATGGGGTTTGTTCAGGAACACTGTTGGTGCTTCTCAAATTGACTCTCTGCAGGATGAATCCTTGGCGCGCAAAGTATGTGACAAATGTGCAGGTTTACCGCTTCTCATTCGTGCGATTGGTAAAGCATTGCAATTCTCATCTCGCAGTTCATGGAAGGATGCACTCAGTCAACTTGAGAGGGGAAAATTTGAAAACATTGCTGGAATAGATCCACAAGTATATGCTTGTGTTAAATTGAGTATCGATAGATTACTAGACGATGCCAAGTCATGTCTTTTTCTCTGTTCCTTGTATCCTGAAGATGCTGTTATATACATCAGGATGCTGATCAAGTTAGCAACAGGCACGCTTGTACCTGATGGGGAATCTAGAGTATGTGCTATGGTTGATGTTCTTAGATCATCATCTTTATTGCTCGACTCTGAAAAAGATCACGAGATTAAACTGCATGACCTCATTAGAGATGTAGCTAGATCCATAGCTGCCAGAGACCCAAAATATGCATTTTCGGTTGCTAGAGGTCGCACGCGGTTGCCTGATAATGTTGATTTTCATACTCGTAAATTATTACATTTACATATGGAGACGAATGATTTCCAATTCCCTGGTGAACTGGTGTGCCCAGACCTACATTGCTTGTGGCTGCAGTGCAACAAACATATACAACAATTCTCAAGCGGCTTCTTTAGTATGTTCGCAAATCTCAGATTTTTATTGATCGAAGGTATGGTTTGTTCTTCGGAGCTGCACTCTCTTCAACCACTGGGTAAACTCAGGACACTTATTTTAGATCATTGTGAAATGACTCAAGTTCTTGAGACTAATGATAGCTTTTTTCCCGTAAACCTAGAAACTCTGTGCttttgggaatgtaatctttTGCAGCTGAACTTACCAAACCAGAAATATCTTAGAAAGCTAGAAATCGAGTCTGATAACTGTAATTTTGTGCAAATGGTGGCGAATACCATATCGAATCTGTCCAGTCTAGAAGAGTTGCATCTACCCAGTGGATTGCATATTAAAGGTGATGGATCTGAAACAAGTCAGGAGGCTGCTCCACTGCCCATATTGCTCGAGATAAGTAAATTGACCAAACTCAAAAGTATGAACATATTCTTGAAATATCTTGAGCCTTTTCAAGATGGAAATATATTTGGGAATTTACTTGAATTTAATATATATGTTGGTAAGCCAGGCTGGAAAATTCTTTATCATCTACATTCAAGTGTTTCTTTTAAGAGAGTGATCGTGTTGCATGGAAATCAGTTTAAAGTCTTGGAGGGTCTGATAGAGACGGCTGAAGTTGTGGTATTGAATTGCACAGATGTTAACATGAGTACCATTTACAATAGTAACAGAGAAGCTTTCGCAGATTTGAGTGTTCTGTGCATTGAAAATTGTAACACAATGGGGCATCTAGCGAGAAAATCACAAGATGAGAGTCATTACAGTCTTCAACCACGGACATCGTTCTCTAAACTAGTTAGATTAAGTATTAGGGGATGCTCCGCAACAAAATACCTCTTCAACAGTTCTGCTGCAAATTGTCTAGTGCAACTGCAAGAACTCAACATAGAGAACTGTGTTCTCATGGAAGCAATCATAATGCATGAAGGCACAGGTGATGGAGATATCATAAGCTTCTCCAATTTAAAATCATTAAAGCTAGAACGTCTGCCTAGACTCAAAGGCTTCTACAGGGAAAATAAAGATACGTGTTCCAGTTCAACATCAATACCGGACAAATCTGCCTTCCATTCGGTTCAGTCTCAACCTCTGTTTGATGGAATG GTAGCTTTCCCTTCCTTGGAATTATTGGACATCTGTCATTTAGAGAATACGAGTGATATTTGGAAGAAGTACATCTGTGATGACAGTGTATCCAACTTTTGCAAATTAAGGAGCCTCAAGGTAGACTCCTGCAATAAACTTGAAACTCTGATCCCTCATTCCATGTTGCAAAGGCTACGGAATCTGGAAATTCTAGAGACAAGGGAATGCAATGGTTTGAGAAACGTTTTTCTACAATCTTCTGTCGCCAGAGATCTTATCCGCCTTAAGAAAATGAAAGTATGGAACTGTGAGATGATGAGGGAGATAATTGGGACAGGTCAACAAGAAAAAATGACTGATGGCATTGAGTTCCCTGAGTTGACTACCCTAGAGCTAGTTGCTTTGCCAAATTTGGCCAGCTTTTGGGGTAACCAGTGTGGGAAAGCTGATAACTGCAAG GTTAAATTCCCAGAGTTGGTGAAATTTCTATTCGATGGTGTGAAAATTAACCTGGAACCCTTAGAGTGGGGAAAAGATGATTCTACTTGTCAACTAAAAAGCCTAAGTATAAGTTGTGATCACGAGAGACAACTTCCATGTACATGGAGACCTCAATTACGTAATCTAGAAAAGTTGGAAGTGGTTCGCTGCTGGCCTCATGAGCTGAATTCTCTTTGCTTCCAACAATTGAAGGTGCTTAAAGTTTACGGGTGTAGCTGCTCTACTATGTTCTCATTCTCAGCCTTTAAAAGTCTACAACAACTCCAAGAATTACGTATATCAGACTGTGCTTTGTTGGAAGAAATTGTGGAGTATGCAAGGGGTGATGAAAACTCTGGCATGGATAAGGAGACTATTACACACTTCCAACTGAGATCAGTTATTCTAGAACATTTACCAAGTCTCAAAAGTTTTATGCGGAGTGCAAATCACGAGTCTGATATGAGCAACATCTGTGGAGTCTCTACTCTTTTCACGCTCTCTgcattcaggacactccaacaACTCCAATTTTTAGAAGTAAAAAACTGCAGATTGTTGGAGGGCATTGTTGAGGATGTAAGGGGTGACGAGACTTCTTTCAAAAATGAAGAGATTGTCACACTCTATGAACTCGGCACACTTACTCTTAGGGATTTGCCAAACCTTAAAAGTTTCAGTAGCACTTCAAGGTATGCTTTCAATATGCCTAAACTGAAAGGTTTTACTCTGCTTGGGTGTCCCCAGATGGAATTTTTCACGTTTTTAAAAGCAAGCACAGGACTTGTAACTGTTTTTACTGAGTCGCTACACCTAGAAGAATTTCAAGATCTGAATGACTTCATCAGACAAAATCGCCAACAAGGAAGTAACATAAATGAAGAATCTAGACTGGTAAAAATTTATCAGGAAGTGGAAACAGAATCAGAGAGAGTTGAGGAGGAGCAGTATAGTCCACCAGGATCACTCAAAGTCTCAGACTGA
- the LOC141721579 gene encoding uncharacterized protein LOC141721579, with protein sequence MSQKQLLNSILIRSICICRLTKTNQISITTTSLTTTNPIYIPAALFSSPFLQGSRSYARERRTDYDLFGKGRLGDGDFRKALEKEMEDDRTLWTGSEDESDNEKGQNRLQKEIRKMKQQAKENADLIDGDDSDELWSVWSGDDEEKTLWTGDEGDDDDDIPTEAHPNEKSDAYLDKLFEFDEKPKYRTISELLKEEEEPEELSPGKQARKIAVENALKKLKKGPDGRYTNVWEVMSDLDILVGAFENIVSGPEYEELRKGGPKRLNMQFFKDIQARMRDPNYKFSPELKLKPKSKLVRRKKWQKAQSRRRKAQKR encoded by the exons ATGTCGCAAAAGCAGCTCCTTAATTCCATTCTAATTCGTAGTATTTGCATTTGCAGACtcacaaaaacaaatcaaatctCGATAACTACCACTTCTTTAACAACAACAAATCCAATATATATACCAGCTGCTCTCTTTTCTTCCCCATTTTTACAAG GATCACGATCATATGCACGTGAACGACGCACGGATTATGATTTATTTGGAAAGGGGAGGCTGGGAGATGGGGACTTTAGGAAAGCATTGGAGAAGGAGATGGAGGACGATAGAACTCTTTGGACCGGAAGTGAGGATGAAAGTGATAATGAGAAAGGTCAAAATCGTCTTCAAAAGGAGATTAGGAAAATGAAACAGCAAGCAAAGGAGAACGCTGATCTTATTGATGGTGACGATAGTGATGAATTATGGAGTGTCTGGTCAGGGGATGATGAGGAGAAGACACTATGGACGGGTGATGAAGGGGATGATGACGATGATATCCCCACGGAAGCTCACCCAAATGAGAAAAGTGATGCTTATTTGGATAAACTATTTGAGTTCGATGAAAAACCAAAATACCGAACAATTTCTGAATTGTTAAAAGAGGAAGAAGAGCCAGAAGAATTGTCTCCTGGAAAGCAAGCTAGAAAAATTGCGGTTGAAAATGCCTTGAAGAAACTTAAAAAGGGTCCAGACGGGAGATACACCAATGTGTGGGAAGTTATGAGTGATTTGGATATTCTTGTAGGAGCATTTGAAAATATTGTCTCGGGGCCTGAATATGAAGAGCTAAGAAAGGGAGGTCCAAAGAGGTTGAATATGCAGTTTTTTAAGGATATACAAGCCCGCATGAGAGATCCAAATTATAAGTTCTCCCCTGAGTTGAAGTTAAAACCAAAGAGTAAGCTAGTCCGCCGAAAGAAATGGCAAAAGGCACAGTCCAGGCGCAGGAAAGCTCAGAAACGTTAA
- the LOC141720056 gene encoding uncharacterized protein LOC141720056 — translation MDANSKFVWGWLYCDGDITNDSNVGIGYDKDVIGFVKLQYNLKYEEFLTILHRKLSTNPKLIRLIVLRRFLNPTSRKYGVVLIVDDDDLEFMFESLEDAVSKVRVELYIKKVPTDVGQYAVELVSCSNIGISSEKTTSTHSSESVRGSTGYVSSGSSSRTLLTSSADSEGYSRASSDYTDNEIPYYKSFDGSAMIVLDDEDCLKKASELHNPSELAKGGTFESKENLMNVVKKVHIANHQEIKVLKSDSMTWEVVCKQNNEGCRWRLRARKRKIHDSFEIMKIEGPHTCLNQSITQDHCNLSSSHIAEIIINLLAVDPNISEKVLTAAVVKEVGYTPSEKKVRDGKKIATMKLYGSWEQSYSQLPIFLNALQVLNPGTRVDWYFKEQDLKMPILEVATFKRVFWTFKPCIDAFVNCIPVLQIDGTHLYSKYGGVLLTATAVDGFHHILPVAFAIVESENIASWSWFMDRVKKLVVCQRTGICVISDRHSGIMSAMNNPNLGWCEPNGYHRYCVRHLAANFGKAFKQNGLKERVVAMCSQLTEAKFNLHWKSLLAFEPRADEWFSEIHPKHSALSCDGGKRFGIMTTNIAESWNNAIKKARKLPITALVKALYYKVVSYFDQRRVEIEKQGVDGNEFTKYANKIMNKWKERASGHHVTKIDRIILVFEVVTMKRGLKGGKKQIVRLRDGTCTCNKWQTYQIPCSHVFAVCANVGLQHTRFVSDWYKLEKAKLVYGGQFEAIPDRKAWPLLRDFPTLTPDDDIPKKPGRRKSTRYKNEMDFCSLGKGNGASSSIL, via the exons ATGGATGCAAATTCTAAATTTGTTTGGGGATGGTTATATTGTGATGGAGATATAACTAATGATAGCAATGTTGGTATTGGATATGATAAAGATGTAATTGGCTTTGTGAAATTGCAATACAATCTAAAATATGAAGAATTTCTTACAATTTTGCATAGGAAGCTATCGACAAATCCGAAGTTAATTAGGTTGATTGTATTACGTAGATTTCTGAATCCTACAAGTAGAAAGTATGGTGTTGTCTTAATtgttgatgatgatgatttgGAGTTCATGTTTGAGTCGTTGGAAGATGCAGTGAGTAAAGTTAGGGTGGAGCTTTACATCAAAAAAGTTCCAACAGATGTAGGCCAATATGCTGTGGAATTGGTTAGTTGCTCAAATATTGGTATAAGTTCTGAAAAAACTACAAGCACCCACAGTTCAGAGAGTGTGCGAGGGAGTACGGGATATGTTTCTAGTGGGAGTTCTAGTAGGACGTTGTTAACGAGCAGTGCTGATAGTGAAGGGTACTCAAGAGCAAGCAGCGATTATACAGATAATGAGATACCTTATTATAAATCTTTCGATGGCTCAGCAATGATTGTCTTAGATGATGAGGATTGTTTGAAAAAAGCAAGTGAACTTCATAATCCGTCGGAACTAGCAAAAGGGGGAACGTTTGAATCGAAAGAAAATTTAATGAATGTGGTCAAAAAGGTTCACATTGCAAACCATCAGGAGATTAAGGTGCTAAAATCTGATTCCATGACTTGGGAAGTTGTATGTAAACAGAATAACGAGGGTTGTCGGTGGAGATTAAGAGCCCGGAAGAGGAAAATTCATGATTCCTTTGAGATTATGAAGATTGAGGGTCCACATACATGTTTAAATCAATCCATTACACAAGATCATTGCAATTTGAGTTCTTCACACATTGCTGAAATCATCATTAACCTACTTGCCGTGGATCCAAATATCTCAGAGAAGGTGTTAACGGCTGCAGTCGTGAAGGAAGTTGGCTATACACCCTCAGAAAAAAAAGTTAGAGATGGTAAAAAAATTGCGACTATGAAGTTGTATGGATCGTGGGAGCAATCATACAGCCAGCTACCTATTTTTCTGAATGCGTTACAAGTATTAAATCCTGGCACGCGGGTGGATTGGTACTTCAAAGAGCAAGATCTTAAAATGCCTATACTTGAG GTGGCAACATTCAAGCGAGTGTTTTGGACATTTAAGCCTTGTATAGATGCATTTGTTAATTGCATCCCAGTGTTGCAGATAGATGGTACACATCTGTATAGTAAATATGGTGGAGTCTTGCTTACTGCTACCGCGGTTGATGGCTTTCATCACATTCTTCCAGTGGCATTTGCTATTGTTGAGAGTGAAAATATTGCAAGTTGGAGTTGGTTTATGGATAGAGTGAAGAAGTTGGTTGTCTGCCAACGAACAGGTATTTGTGTGATTTCTGACAGGCACTCAGGAATCATGTCTGCTATGAATAATCCTAATTTAGGGTGGTGTGAACCAAATGGATACCATCGATATTGTGTCAGACACTTGGCTGCTAATTTTGGAAAGGCATTTAAGCAGAATGGCTTGAAGGAAAGGGTGGTTGCAATGTGTAGCCAATTGACAGAGGCCAAGTTCAATTTACATTGGAAATCATTATTGGCATTTGAGCCAAGAGCAGACGAGTGGTTTAGTGAGATACACCCTAAACACTCGGCTTTATCTTGTGATGGAGGAAAAAGATTTGGGATCATGACAACAAATATAGCTGAGAGCTGGAATAATGCCATCAAAAAGGCAAGAAAGCTCCCAATAACTGCATTAGTTAAAGCCTTATATTATAAGGTGGTTAGTTATTTTGATCAACGTCGCGTGGAGATCGAGAAACAAGGTGTTGATGGTAACGAGTTCACTAAGTATGCGAATAAAATTATGAACAAGTGGAAGGAACGTGCAAGTGGGCACCACGTGACAAAAATTGATCGGATCATTTTGGTCTTTGAGGTAGTGACAATGAAGCGTGGTTTGAAGGGAGGGAAAAAACAGATTGTTCGACTACGGGATGGCACTTGTACATGTAATAAGTGGCAAACATATCAGATCCCTTGTTCTCATGTTTTTGCTGTTTGTGCTAATGTTGGATTACAACACACAAGATTTGTAAGTGATTGGTATAAGCTAGAAAAAGCAAAACTGGTTTATGGGGGTCAGTTTGAGGCAATACCGGATAGAAAGGCATGGCCTTTATTGAGAGATTTTCCTACACTAACGCCCGATGATGATATTCCAAAGAAACCGGGGCGACGGAAGTCAACAAGGTATAAGAACGAGATGGATTTTTGTTCACTAGGAAAAGGAAATGGAGCTTCATCTAGTATTTTATAG